The following proteins are encoded in a genomic region of Fibrobacterota bacterium:
- a CDS encoding UPF0149 family protein, with amino-acid sequence IRDFTEITQVGVDAGDDNEENEVAFAEVVEFVRVGAQLLFVELAPARGEEPAPGAASIH; translated from the coding sequence CATCCGCGACTTCACCGAGATCACCCAGGTCGGCGTCGACGCGGGCGACGACAACGAAGAGAACGAGGTCGCGTTCGCCGAGGTGGTGGAATTCGTGCGCGTCGGCGCGCAGCTGCTGTTCGTCGAGCTCGCGCCGGCGCGCGGCGAGGAGCCGGCGCCCGGCGCCGCGTCGATCCATTAA